In Streptomyces seoulensis, the following are encoded in one genomic region:
- a CDS encoding Asp23/Gls24 family envelope stress response protein, which yields MATHGGENEPQTSARRQNRPGGGDPATRGRTTIADGVVEKIAGMAARDAVGVYAMGSGISRTLGAMRDRVPGGGKTVTRGVKAEVGEVQTALDLEIVVEYGFPIGDVSRAVRENVIAAVERMTSLEVVEVNIAVSDVHLPDEEDDEEPEQPRIQ from the coding sequence ATGGCAACCCATGGCGGCGAGAACGAGCCGCAGACCTCCGCCCGCAGGCAGAACCGGCCCGGCGGCGGCGACCCGGCGACCAGAGGCCGCACCACGATCGCGGACGGCGTCGTCGAGAAGATCGCCGGAATGGCGGCACGTGACGCGGTGGGCGTGTACGCCATGGGCAGCGGCATCTCCCGCACGCTCGGTGCCATGCGCGACCGGGTCCCGGGCGGCGGCAAGACCGTGACCCGAGGGGTGAAGGCCGAGGTCGGCGAGGTGCAGACCGCGCTCGACCTGGAGATCGTCGTGGAGTACGGCTTCCCGATCGGCGACGTCTCCCGCGCGGTACGGGAGAACGTGATCGCCGCCGTGGAGCGCATGACCAGCCTCGAGGTCGTCGAGGTCAACATCGCGGTCAGCGACGTCCACCTCCCCGACGAGGAGGACGACGAGGAGCCGGAGCAGCCTCGTATCCAGTGA
- a CDS encoding SDR family oxidoreductase, with the protein MDLGLKDRVYIVTGASRGLGNAAARQLVADGAKVIVTGRDEQRVADAAAELGPDAVGVAVGNAEEDAPERLIALARERFGRFDGILISVGGPPPGFVADNSDEQWRDAFESVFLGAVRLARAAAAELEPGGVIGFVLSGSVHEPIAGLTVSNGLRPGLAGFAKSLADELGPRGIRVVGLLPARIDTDRVRELDSLSADPVATRTANESRIPLRRYGTPEEFGRVAAFLLSPAASYLTGVMLPVDGGMRHGF; encoded by the coding sequence ATGGATCTTGGACTGAAGGACCGGGTGTACATCGTCACCGGCGCCTCGCGGGGCCTCGGCAACGCGGCCGCGCGGCAACTGGTCGCGGACGGGGCGAAGGTGATCGTCACCGGCCGGGACGAGCAGCGGGTGGCGGACGCCGCCGCCGAACTGGGCCCGGACGCGGTGGGCGTGGCCGTCGGCAACGCCGAGGAGGACGCCCCGGAGCGGCTGATCGCGCTGGCCCGCGAGCGCTTCGGCCGTTTCGACGGCATCCTCATCAGCGTCGGCGGCCCGCCGCCCGGCTTCGTCGCGGACAACAGCGACGAGCAGTGGCGGGACGCGTTCGAATCGGTGTTCCTCGGCGCGGTGCGCCTGGCCCGCGCGGCGGCGGCCGAGCTGGAGCCGGGCGGGGTCATCGGCTTCGTGCTGTCGGGCTCGGTGCACGAGCCGATCGCGGGGCTGACCGTCTCCAACGGGCTGCGGCCGGGCCTCGCCGGGTTCGCCAAGTCCCTCGCGGACGAGCTGGGCCCGCGCGGCATCCGGGTCGTCGGCCTGCTCCCGGCCCGGATCGACACCGACCGGGTGCGGGAGCTGGACTCGCTGTCCGCCGACCCGGTCGCCACCAGGACGGCCAACGAGTCCCGCATCCCGCTGCGCCGGTACGGCACCCCGGAGGAGTTCGGGCGGGTGGCCGCGTTCCTGCTGTCCCCGGCCGCGTCCTATCTGACGGGCGTCATGCTGCCGGTCGACGGGGGCATGCGGCACGGGTTCTAG
- a CDS encoding DEDDh family exonuclease gives MLEDPATAVSSPTPWPAVYPKGYAVVDVETTGLARDDRIISAAVYRLDARGEVEDHWYTLVNPERDPGPVWIHGLTSDVLEGAPLFTEVAEEFAARLDGRVLVAHNAVFDWQMIAREYARARREPPVRQRLCTIALSKELRLPLPNFKLESLAAHFGVVQQRAHHALDDARVLAEAFRPSLRAAAANEVRLPLLECRPLTEWSDAPVIGRQATSSYGGGRGPGWRPARKRPACPYPNPGRYEPGKRLKQGMRVAFSGDTSTERELLEDRATDAGLHVATSLSRLTSLLVTNDPDSGTSKTAKARQFGTPVIDEAAFGQLLRDVEAAD, from the coding sequence ATGCTCGAAGACCCCGCGACCGCAGTGTCCTCGCCCACCCCGTGGCCGGCCGTGTATCCGAAGGGATACGCGGTCGTTGACGTCGAGACCACGGGACTGGCGCGCGACGACCGGATCATCTCCGCGGCCGTGTACCGGCTGGACGCGCGCGGCGAGGTCGAGGACCACTGGTACACGTTGGTCAACCCCGAGCGCGACCCCGGCCCGGTGTGGATACACGGGCTGACGAGCGACGTGCTCGAAGGGGCCCCGCTCTTCACGGAGGTGGCGGAGGAGTTCGCGGCCCGGCTGGACGGCCGGGTGCTGGTCGCGCACAACGCTGTCTTCGACTGGCAGATGATCGCGCGGGAGTACGCGCGCGCCCGGCGCGAGCCCCCCGTGCGCCAGCGGCTGTGCACGATCGCGCTCTCCAAGGAGCTGCGGCTGCCGCTGCCCAACTTCAAGCTGGAGTCCCTGGCCGCGCACTTCGGGGTCGTGCAGCAGCGCGCCCACCACGCGCTGGACGACGCACGGGTGCTGGCCGAGGCGTTCCGGCCGAGCCTCAGGGCAGCCGCGGCGAACGAGGTGCGGCTGCCGCTGCTGGAGTGCCGTCCGCTCACCGAGTGGTCGGACGCCCCGGTCATCGGCCGCCAGGCGACCAGCTCCTACGGCGGCGGACGCGGCCCCGGCTGGCGCCCGGCGCGCAAGCGGCCCGCGTGCCCGTATCCCAACCCCGGGCGGTACGAACCGGGCAAACGTCTCAAGCAGGGCATGCGGGTGGCCTTTTCGGGTGACACCTCCACCGAGCGCGAGCTGCTGGAGGACCGGGCGACCGACGCCGGGCTGCACGTGGCCACCAGCCTCTCCCGGCTGACCAGCCTGCTGGTCACCAACGACCCCGACTCGGGCACCTCCAAGACGGCCAAGGCCCGCCAGTTCGGCACCCCGGTCATCGACGAGGCGGCCTTCGGGCAGTTGCTGCGCGATGTGGAAGCGGCCGACTGA
- a CDS encoding CoA transferase: MIDPMTKSAWVALGGDRTLLGRLVCVERPGALIARLPVQRLARACVGTCALAAAELGALRAGLDPVPRAVVDDGAVVTAFHSERLLRIDGRAPVNFAPLSRWWRAAYGWVRTHANYPHHRQRLLGALGLPDDAGPEDVERVLLERSALEVEEAVYAAGGLAVALRTPGQWAAHPQGAEVAQRPLVERTPIGATSTRQLPPLERGSGPLLPAAGLRVLDLTRVIAGPVATRTLALLGADVLRVDAPELPELPDQHADTGFGKRSATLELTAESAALEELLASADVVVTGYRPGALDRFGLSPEALAERYPGLIVARLSAWGAYGPWGERRGFDSLVQVATGIAATEGSTMEPGALPVQALDHGTGYLLAAGVLRSLTERSRDGRGRLVRLALARTAHWLTTEAGRDPRPGGPEYEGPDPWLAEQDSPLGRLRYARPPVSFTGGPADWATPPVPWGSSPAKWN, translated from the coding sequence ATGATCGATCCCATGACCAAGTCCGCCTGGGTCGCGCTCGGCGGCGATCGCACGCTGCTCGGCCGGCTGGTCTGTGTCGAGCGGCCGGGGGCCCTGATCGCCCGCCTTCCCGTGCAGCGGCTGGCGCGTGCGTGCGTGGGCACGTGCGCGCTGGCCGCCGCCGAACTGGGCGCGCTGCGGGCCGGGCTCGACCCCGTGCCGCGTGCCGTGGTGGACGACGGCGCGGTGGTCACCGCCTTCCACAGCGAGCGGCTGCTGCGGATCGACGGCCGCGCCCCGGTCAACTTCGCCCCGCTGTCCCGCTGGTGGCGCGCCGCGTACGGCTGGGTGCGCACCCACGCCAACTATCCGCACCACCGGCAGCGCCTCCTCGGCGCGCTGGGTCTGCCCGACGACGCCGGTCCGGAGGACGTGGAGCGGGTGCTCCTCGAACGCTCCGCCCTGGAGGTCGAGGAGGCGGTGTACGCGGCCGGGGGGCTGGCGGTGGCCCTGCGCACGCCTGGTCAGTGGGCGGCGCATCCGCAGGGCGCGGAGGTGGCGCAACGGCCGCTGGTCGAGCGCACTCCCATCGGGGCGACCTCGACACGTCAACTCCCGCCCCTGGAAAGGGGTTCCGGGCCCCTGCTGCCCGCCGCCGGGCTGCGCGTCCTGGACCTCACGCGCGTCATCGCCGGGCCGGTCGCCACCCGTACCCTCGCGCTGCTCGGCGCCGACGTACTGCGCGTGGACGCCCCCGAGTTGCCCGAACTGCCGGACCAGCACGCGGACACGGGCTTCGGGAAGCGGTCGGCCACTCTCGAACTCACCGCCGAAAGCGCGGCGTTGGAGGAGCTGCTGGCCTCCGCCGACGTGGTCGTCACCGGCTACCGCCCCGGTGCCCTCGACCGCTTCGGCCTCTCTCCGGAGGCGCTGGCCGAGCGGTACCCCGGCCTGATCGTCGCCCGGCTCTCGGCCTGGGGCGCGTACGGGCCCTGGGGTGAGCGGCGCGGCTTCGACAGCCTCGTCCAGGTCGCGACCGGCATCGCGGCCACCGAGGGCTCGACCATGGAGCCCGGCGCGCTGCCCGTACAGGCCCTGGACCACGGCACGGGCTATCTGCTGGCGGCGGGCGTCCTGCGGTCCCTTACCGAACGCTCCCGCGACGGCCGGGGCCGCCTGGTACGCCTCGCCCTCGCCCGGACCGCGCACTGGCTGACCACCGAGGCCGGCCGCGACCCACGCCCCGGCGGCCCGGAGTACGAGGGCCCGGACCCCTGGCTGGCCGAACAGGACAGCCCCCTCGGCCGCTTGCGGTACGCCCGGCCCCCGGTGTCCTTCACCGGCGGCCCGGCCGACTGGGCCACCCCGCCGGTGCCTTGGGGGTCGAGCCCGGCGAAGTGGAACTGA
- the amaP gene encoding alkaline shock response membrane anchor protein AmaP has product MSGMRSGALNRVLLALAGLVLFVLGGSVLAVGLGAPPPSWWPHSGRHDVLLSRAERTAWRDQDWWWPALIALLAVLFLIGLWWLVSVLRRRSLSEILVDTGDGRGALVRGGALRSALADDAARRPGVAGADTRLAGGRTSPTLRAGLRLEPDASPAATLADFSARPLAAARDSTGLESLPTDVRLKRVKHKADRVS; this is encoded by the coding sequence ATGAGCGGCATGCGTTCAGGAGCCCTCAACCGCGTTCTGCTGGCGCTCGCCGGACTGGTGCTGTTCGTGCTCGGCGGGTCCGTGCTGGCCGTCGGCCTCGGCGCGCCCCCGCCCTCCTGGTGGCCGCACTCCGGCCGGCACGACGTGCTGCTCAGCCGGGCCGAGCGCACCGCCTGGCGGGACCAGGACTGGTGGTGGCCGGCGCTGATCGCGCTGCTGGCCGTCCTGTTCCTGATCGGGCTGTGGTGGCTGGTGTCGGTGCTGCGCAGGCGCAGCCTGTCCGAGATCCTCGTCGACACCGGCGACGGCAGGGGCGCGCTGGTGCGCGGCGGGGCGCTGCGGTCCGCGCTCGCGGACGACGCGGCCCGCCGGCCGGGCGTGGCCGGGGCCGACACCCGGCTGGCCGGCGGTCGTACGTCCCCGACGCTGCGCGCCGGGCTCCGGCTGGAACCCGACGCGTCCCCGGCCGCCACCCTGGCCGACTTCAGCGCCCGCCCGCTGGCCGCCGCCCGCGACTCGACGGGCCTGGAGTCGCTGCCCACGGACGTGCGGCTGAAGAGGGTCAAGCACAAGGCGGACCGGGTGAGCTGA
- a CDS encoding helix-turn-helix domain-containing protein, protein MAETLKKGSRVTGAARDKLAADLKKKYDSGASIRALAEETGRSYGFVHRMLSESGVTLRGRGGATRGKKAASS, encoded by the coding sequence GTGGCCGAGACTCTGAAGAAGGGCAGCCGGGTTACCGGCGCCGCGCGCGACAAGCTCGCGGCAGACCTGAAGAAAAAGTACGACTCCGGTGCGAGCATCCGGGCGCTGGCCGAGGAGACCGGTCGCTCGTATGGCTTTGTGCACCGGATGCTCAGCGAGTCGGGCGTCACGCTCCGTGGGCGTGGCGGTGCGACGCGGGGCAAGAAGGCCGCGTCGTCCTGA
- a CDS encoding DUF6286 domain-containing protein, with protein MSEPPQDATRPMPVVDTGKHPGTTAQQPALSPDAKGSGRFWSARRVPSAIIALLTLGGAGLLLYDVVAVRTGHPAMYWRRELARQLAERHLDDIPVLAGAAFVTAVGLWLILLAITPGLRDLLPMLRPRYDVRAALTRDAAAQVLRDRAVTVSGVREARVRMRRRRADVRVISHFRDPVEVRGDLDAALAGAVTDLGMVRPPKLSVRLRGPGKKG; from the coding sequence ATGAGCGAGCCGCCGCAGGACGCCACCCGGCCCATGCCCGTGGTCGACACCGGGAAGCACCCCGGCACGACCGCCCAGCAGCCCGCCCTCTCGCCGGACGCCAAGGGCAGCGGCCGCTTCTGGTCGGCCCGCCGCGTCCCCTCGGCGATCATCGCCCTGCTCACCCTGGGCGGCGCCGGCCTGCTGCTGTACGACGTGGTCGCCGTCCGCACCGGGCACCCCGCGATGTACTGGCGCCGCGAACTCGCCCGCCAGCTGGCCGAGCGGCACCTCGACGACATCCCGGTGCTCGCGGGCGCCGCCTTCGTCACCGCCGTCGGCCTCTGGCTGATCCTGCTCGCGATCACCCCCGGCCTGCGCGACCTGCTCCCCATGCTCCGCCCGCGTTACGACGTGCGCGCCGCGCTCACCCGGGACGCCGCCGCCCAGGTGCTGCGCGACCGGGCCGTCACGGTCTCCGGGGTGCGCGAGGCGCGGGTGAGGATGCGCCGCCGCCGTGCCGACGTGCGGGTGATCTCGCACTTCCGTGACCCCGTCGAGGTGCGCGGCGACCTGGACGCGGCGCTGGCCGGCGCCGTGACCGACCTCGGCATGGTCCGGCCACCCAAGCTGTCGGTACGCCTGCGCGGACCCGGGAAGAAGGGATGA
- a CDS encoding glycoside hydrolase family 15 protein produces the protein MNPRIEDYAVIGDEQTAALVGRDGSIDWLCLPRFDSGACFARLLGDEDNGYWRIAPKGAGTCTRRGYRPDTLVLDTEWDTPEGTLRVTDLMPQREKVPDVVRIVEGVSGRVTVRSTLRLRFDHGSIVPWMRRSDGHRVAVAGPDSTWLRSEPHVRTWGEDLGTHSEFTVAEGERVAFVLTWHPSHQPRPRLIDPYKALSSSVRDWRHWSGRCRYDGPYRDIVVRSLITLKALTYRPTGGIVAAATTSLPEKLGGVRNWDYRYCWLRDSTLTLNVLLAAGYHEEAEAWRDWLLRAVAGSPEDLQIMYGVAGERRLPETELPWLAGFAGSAPVRIGNSAVDQLQLDVYGEVMDSLWLARQSGLSARPHMWALQCALIDFLDEQWRQPDEGLWEVRGGRRQFTHSKVMAWVAVDRAVRTLEEHPELEGDLSGWRALRDEIHAEVCARGYDPERNTFTQYYGSRELDASLLLIPRVGFLPPDDPRVIGTVDAIAADLGEGGFVRRYDTEDPEGPVVDGLPEGEGSFLACSFWLADALYMTGRADEARALFERLAGLVNDVGLLAEEYDAEAGCQLGNFPQAFSHIALVNTALTLFGTEEAG, from the coding sequence GTGAACCCGCGCATCGAGGACTACGCCGTCATCGGCGACGAGCAGACCGCCGCCCTGGTCGGCCGGGACGGCTCGATCGACTGGCTCTGCCTGCCCCGCTTCGACTCCGGCGCCTGCTTCGCCCGGCTGCTGGGCGACGAGGACAACGGCTACTGGCGGATCGCGCCGAAGGGCGCCGGCACCTGCACCCGGCGCGGCTACCGCCCCGACACCCTCGTCCTGGACACCGAGTGGGACACCCCCGAGGGCACCCTGCGCGTCACCGACCTGATGCCGCAGCGCGAGAAGGTCCCTGACGTCGTACGGATCGTGGAGGGCGTCAGCGGGCGGGTCACCGTGCGCAGCACGCTCCGGCTGCGCTTCGACCACGGCTCCATCGTGCCGTGGATGCGTCGCTCGGACGGGCACCGGGTCGCCGTCGCCGGCCCGGACTCCACCTGGCTGCGCTCCGAGCCGCACGTACGGACCTGGGGCGAGGACCTCGGCACGCACTCGGAGTTCACCGTGGCCGAGGGCGAGCGGGTGGCGTTCGTGCTCACCTGGCACCCCTCGCACCAGCCGCGCCCCCGGCTGATCGACCCGTACAAGGCGCTCAGCTCCAGCGTCCGGGACTGGCGGCACTGGAGCGGGCGGTGCCGCTACGACGGTCCGTACCGGGACATCGTGGTGCGCTCGCTGATCACCCTGAAGGCGCTCACCTACCGGCCCACCGGCGGGATCGTCGCGGCGGCCACCACCTCGCTGCCGGAGAAGCTGGGCGGGGTGCGCAACTGGGACTACCGCTACTGCTGGCTGCGCGACTCCACCCTCACCCTGAACGTGCTGCTCGCCGCCGGGTACCACGAGGAGGCCGAGGCGTGGCGCGACTGGCTGCTCAGAGCGGTCGCGGGCAGCCCGGAGGACCTCCAGATCATGTACGGGGTCGCGGGCGAGCGCCGGCTCCCGGAGACCGAGCTGCCCTGGCTCGCGGGGTTCGCGGGCTCGGCCCCGGTCCGCATCGGCAACAGCGCGGTGGACCAGCTCCAGCTGGACGTGTACGGCGAGGTGATGGACTCCCTGTGGCTGGCCCGGCAGTCGGGTCTTTCGGCCCGCCCGCACATGTGGGCCCTGCAGTGCGCGCTGATCGACTTCCTCGATGAGCAGTGGCGACAGCCGGACGAGGGGCTGTGGGAGGTGCGCGGCGGGCGCCGCCAGTTCACCCACTCCAAGGTGATGGCCTGGGTGGCGGTGGACCGCGCGGTACGCACCCTGGAGGAGCACCCGGAGCTGGAGGGCGACCTGTCGGGCTGGCGGGCGCTGCGCGACGAGATCCACGCGGAGGTGTGCGCCAGGGGCTACGACCCGGAGCGCAACACCTTCACCCAGTACTACGGCTCCCGCGAGCTGGACGCCTCGCTGCTGCTCATCCCGCGCGTGGGCTTCCTGCCCCCGGACGACCCCCGGGTGATCGGCACGGTCGACGCGATCGCCGCCGACCTGGGCGAAGGGGGCTTCGTGCGCCGCTACGACACCGAGGACCCCGAGGGCCCGGTGGTCGACGGGCTCCCCGAGGGCGAGGGCTCCTTCCTCGCCTGCTCCTTCTGGCTGGCCGACGCCCTGTACATGACCGGCCGCGCCGACGAGGCCCGCGCGCTGTTCGAGCGGCTGGCCGGGCTGGTCAACGACGTGGGGCTGCTGGCCGAGGAGTACGACGCGGAGGCCGGGTGCCAGCTGGGCAACTTCCCACAGGCGTTCAGCCACATCGCGCTGGTGAACACCGCCCTCACGCTGTTCGGCACCGAGGAGGCAGGATAG
- a CDS encoding zinc-dependent alcohol dehydrogenase family protein, producing the protein MRATTIHAPFDMRVTDVPEPIVQLPTDAVVRVLRACICGSDLWAYRGEAARQPGQRIGHEFLGVVEETGSAVGTLRRGDLVVAPFMWSDGTCEYCAEGLTTSCVHGGFWGSVGYDGGQGEAVRVPFADGTLVKLPGEAASDDHLLTGLLTLSDVLGTGHHAALGAGARPGATVAVVGDGAVGLCAVLAAKRLGAERIIALGRHEARTDIARRFGATDVVAARGEEAVAAVRELTRGQGAHAVVEAVGTEQSMSTAVNITRDGGAIGFVGVPHGSGTGLDLSVMFDRNIALRGGVAPVRTYIPELLPDVLNGTIDPSPVFDMTVDIEGVPDGYRAMDERTALKVLVTND; encoded by the coding sequence ATGCGCGCCACCACCATCCACGCCCCGTTCGACATGCGGGTGACGGACGTGCCCGAGCCGATCGTGCAGCTCCCCACCGACGCGGTCGTCCGCGTGCTGCGCGCCTGCATCTGCGGCAGCGACCTGTGGGCCTACCGGGGCGAGGCGGCCCGGCAGCCGGGGCAGCGGATAGGGCACGAGTTCCTCGGTGTGGTGGAGGAGACCGGCTCCGCCGTGGGCACCCTGCGGCGCGGGGACCTCGTGGTCGCGCCGTTCATGTGGTCCGACGGCACCTGCGAGTACTGCGCCGAGGGCCTGACCACGTCCTGCGTGCACGGCGGCTTCTGGGGCTCCGTCGGCTACGACGGCGGCCAGGGCGAGGCCGTGCGGGTGCCGTTCGCGGACGGCACCCTGGTGAAGCTGCCGGGCGAGGCGGCCTCCGACGATCACCTCCTCACCGGCCTGCTCACCCTCTCCGACGTCCTCGGCACCGGCCACCACGCCGCCCTCGGCGCGGGCGCCCGCCCCGGCGCCACGGTCGCCGTCGTCGGTGACGGCGCGGTCGGCCTCTGCGCGGTACTGGCTGCCAAGCGGCTCGGCGCCGAGCGGATCATCGCCCTCGGCCGCCACGAGGCCCGTACCGACATCGCCCGCCGCTTCGGCGCCACCGACGTCGTCGCGGCACGCGGCGAGGAGGCGGTCGCGGCCGTCCGCGAGCTGACCCGGGGCCAGGGCGCGCACGCCGTCGTCGAGGCGGTCGGCACCGAGCAGTCCATGAGCACGGCCGTCAACATCACCCGCGACGGCGGCGCCATCGGCTTCGTCGGCGTCCCCCACGGCAGCGGCACCGGCCTGGACCTCAGCGTCATGTTCGACCGCAACATCGCCCTGCGCGGCGGCGTCGCCCCGGTCCGCACCTACATCCCCGAACTCCTGCCCGACGTCCTGAACGGCACCATCGACCCCTCCCCGGTCTTCGACATGACCGTCGACATCGAGGGCGTCCCCGACGGCTACCGCGCGATGGACGAGCGGACGGCCCTGAAGGTCCTGGTCACCAACGACTGA
- a CDS encoding SURF1 family protein has protein sequence MRPTAHRYRRGVHRYRFLLTRQWVILTLVVIALVPTMIRLGFWQHHRYEERTARNNLVAHALHADPVPVERLAAPGRAVTHADKYRTVTATGTFDTAHEEVVRRRTNADDEVGFHVLTPLRLTDGRVLLVNRGWIPANGAQTEFPKVPAPPAGKVTITGRLKADETTAASGIKQIAGLPDRQVMLIDSADQAKRLGAQVLGGYVEQTAPEPKGDTPEQISSPGSEDAPLNYAYMIQWWLFAAAVPVGWWFLVRRELRDRAAAAGQESAAEAEPAAV, from the coding sequence ATGCGCCCCACGGCCCACAGGTACCGTCGTGGGGTGCACCGCTACCGCTTCCTGCTCACCCGCCAGTGGGTGATCCTCACCCTCGTCGTGATCGCGCTGGTCCCGACGATGATCAGGCTCGGTTTCTGGCAGCACCACCGGTACGAGGAACGCACCGCCCGCAACAACCTGGTCGCGCACGCCCTGCACGCCGACCCGGTGCCCGTGGAACGGCTCGCCGCCCCCGGCCGCGCCGTCACCCACGCCGACAAGTACCGCACGGTCACCGCGACCGGCACCTTCGACACCGCCCACGAGGAGGTCGTCCGGCGCCGCACCAACGCCGACGACGAGGTGGGCTTCCACGTCCTGACCCCGCTGCGGCTGACCGACGGCCGGGTGCTGCTGGTCAACCGCGGCTGGATTCCGGCGAACGGCGCCCAGACCGAGTTCCCGAAGGTCCCCGCGCCCCCCGCCGGGAAGGTCACGATCACCGGCCGGCTGAAGGCCGACGAGACCACCGCGGCCAGCGGCATCAAGCAGATCGCCGGCCTCCCCGACCGCCAGGTCATGCTGATCGACAGCGCCGACCAGGCGAAGCGGCTCGGCGCCCAGGTGCTCGGCGGCTATGTGGAGCAGACCGCGCCGGAGCCGAAGGGCGACACCCCGGAGCAGATCTCCAGCCCCGGCAGCGAGGACGCCCCGCTGAACTACGCGTACATGATCCAGTGGTGGCTGTTCGCCGCCGCCGTGCCGGTCGGCTGGTGGTTCCTGGTCCGGCGCGAGCTGCGCGACCGGGCGGCCGCCGCCGGACAGGAGAGCGCGGCCGAGGCGGAACCCGCCGCCGTGTGA
- a CDS encoding enoyl-CoA hydratase/isomerase family protein, translating to MASPDQDLTPVLDKDGVRLTVDDALATVTLTNPAKRNAQSPALWRALAEAGRALPGSVRVVVLRGEGKSFSAGLDRQMFTPEGIEGEPTFIDLARRDDAGVDSAIAAFQEAFTWWRRNDIVSIAAVQGHAIGAGFQLALACDLRVVADDVQFAMRETSLGLVPDLTGTHPLVGLVGYARALEICVTGRFVHAEEAVVSGLASVSVPAADLDGAATDLAAAVLAAPRDAVVETKALLRGAVGRSFDAQVVAERAAQARRLRDLAGIGD from the coding sequence ATGGCTTCGCCCGACCAGGACCTCACTCCTGTACTCGACAAGGACGGCGTACGGCTCACCGTCGACGACGCGCTCGCCACGGTGACCCTGACCAACCCCGCCAAGCGCAACGCGCAGAGCCCCGCTCTGTGGCGGGCGCTGGCCGAGGCGGGCCGGGCGCTGCCGGGCTCCGTCCGGGTGGTCGTGCTGCGCGGCGAGGGCAAGTCCTTCTCCGCCGGTCTCGACCGCCAGATGTTCACCCCGGAGGGGATCGAGGGCGAGCCGACCTTCATCGATCTCGCGCGCCGTGACGACGCCGGGGTGGACTCCGCCATCGCCGCGTTCCAGGAGGCTTTCACCTGGTGGCGGCGCAACGACATCGTGTCCATCGCCGCCGTGCAGGGACACGCCATCGGTGCCGGCTTCCAGCTGGCCCTCGCCTGTGACCTGCGCGTCGTCGCCGACGACGTGCAGTTCGCCATGCGCGAGACCAGCCTCGGCCTGGTCCCCGACCTCACCGGCACCCACCCGCTGGTCGGCCTCGTCGGCTACGCCCGCGCGCTGGAGATCTGTGTGACCGGCCGCTTCGTGCACGCCGAGGAGGCGGTCGTCTCCGGCCTCGCCAGCGTCTCCGTGCCCGCCGCCGACCTCGACGGCGCCGCCACCGACCTGGCCGCCGCGGTGCTGGCCGCGCCGCGCGACGCCGTGGTGGAGACCAAGGCGCTGCTGCGCGGTGCCGTCGGCCGCTCCTTCGACGCCCAGGTCGTCGCCGAACGCGCCGCCCAGGCCCGCCGCCTGCGCGACCTCGCCGGCATCGGCGACTGA